Genomic segment of Eremothecium sinecaudum strain ATCC 58844 chromosome VIII, complete sequence:
TTCTCTGCAAGTTGCTTTTGTCCATTAAGTAATTGACCCTTTAAAGACGAGATTTCAATCTGATTATTAATAACCTCCGTTGATAAAGCAGAAATAGCAGACTGTAAACCACTTGTGCTCTTCAGCTCCTGTTCTTTCTCATTAGAAAAGTTGGAAATGATTTGATTCTGTTTTTTTAGGGCGTCTTGTAACCAACGTTCGTTATAGGCTTTATGCTTACTCCAGATAGAGTTTATCGAAGAAAATAAGTCACACGTTTTGTCAAGTTTGGAAGAAGATTGTGTTTCTGATATACTAGCTTTGTTGGAGTTGTATTCGCTAAGTAATTCACAGAAATGGGAAAGATTTAATGGTAGTAGTCTGAGGTACTCGAATGTTTGTTGGTATGACCAGATCTCTTTCTTAGTTCCAGATAGAATGTAGATACCGTCTATAATTGAATCAAATTGGGATTTCAATAGAGATTGATCATTTTTTACCGTAGCTCCTATCATTTTTAGAATTGAGGTGCATTCAGTATTTAGTTTAGGAGTATTACAGCATTGGTAAGGATCAATCCAAACTGTACACCCCTTGAGGTAGTCGAGGCTACCATCTGTTGGACTGGGGGTTTCAGATTGTGAAAGACAATTCATTGCCTCGATTGCATGACCCATTTTGGAGTCGCGTATGCCAAAATCCGAGTCGTATCGACTGGGGGTATTGCAGCTTGAAAGTGAAGATACCACTTCCATTTCAATTTGTTCTAGTGCTCCCACACTATGGTTACGCCTTAGATTGGAATCAAAGTTTATAGTCTCGGTAGTTTTTTCTGGTGGAATGCTACTAATCTTGTTGATCTGGGGTATCTTGGATTCATTAATGCAAGAGCACGATTCAATTAGGCTGCCAATCCTAGCATCTCGCTGCAGGGAAGGGATGCGCTCTATAAGTGATCGGTAAGTATAGGGGTGTACGGTCTTCCCATCATAAAATTGAACGCATTTACTTTGGCTATGGACTCGCCATGATGCTTCTTGGACTATTCTTGCTCCTAATGTCTGAAATCCAGCTGCAAACAACTCGTTTAGAAATCCATTATGCTCGCAACGATCCAAGATCACTTCGCAACTTGAAACATCAAAGTCCGCGAAGGCgaaatcatcatcatcaagATCAGGAGCTGAGTCCAAGTCGTTGGTCGTTTCTTGACAGATCTTCTCCTTTTTCGCAACATCCTGGATTGGTTGAGATTTAGGGTTGATAGCAGTAGCTGAATTTGCGGACAGGTTTCTTACCATAACAATATTGCAGTCTTGTTTTTGGGCATGAGGCTCAACTGGCAGAGATTCCTCTGGATTAACAGGACGAATACTTTCCAAGTCAGCGGTTTTTGATGAAGGAATTGATTCTTCGACCGACGGGTAGCGTAAATTGTTTTCTCGGTGATATATGATTGCAGATGGGTTTTGAAAGTGGTAGATAGCGCTACATTCGTAATTGCCGGTATTACTGATATTATTACTGACCGTTACAAATGGTCCTTTGCATAATGGTGTATGATCGCAAATTCCATCTTCAATGAACTGGATAAGGTTTCTCTTGCTGAAAGAATCAACAGAAttaatcttctttttcagTTTGTTATACAGCCGTCTTTCGAGTTTTCTTCTCGAAAGATCTGGACCCAAAGTAGAATTCTCGGCTAAAACAACATCATTGGTTGTAGGTGTCTCACTCTCTGGAACTGTTCGTTTTGATTGCCAGTTTTGCTCTTGTTCTTCGCTTCCAAACCACCtttcttcattatcagaATCAATGACACATATAGTTTGCAAATTAGAAGAAGGAATCATAGACAGATTATTATTAGTTCCAGTCTCAATTACATCTTCTAGCTTGATTTCAACCATTTTCCGCTTCAAGTCAGTGACTTTGGCTGCTCTCCTCTTTGACTTTAAATCCTGCTGAGTGAAACCTATATTCCCTATTACGTATGATCCATAAAGTTCTCGTAAAATAGTATTGTCTGCACTTAAATTAATCGCCTGACTATCATAAATTTCTTCAGCATCAAATGATGCTATAGATGATTCATTAGATCCACTAACATTAGGGGATAAAGAAGGGCTCCTTTGTACACATATACCAGTAATATAGTCATCTAAAAGTTTGCAGATCCGAATCTGATCGACAGTAGTCGTGTGAGATAACTGGAGTAACCCATCTGACCCTGTGACAGGAGTTTTTTTTTCATCCTTTTTCGCACTATTTGCAACACGAACTAGTTGCATTAACGTTCTCGTAACTGTCTCTATATTGCCTTCTGCTGCCAAAGACTTGCAAAGCATCGTATATCTGTGGATAAGCTGTTTAGGTACAACTTCAAATACGCGATCTATTGCGCTAAATTCTGAATCTTCACTAATGCAAGGTGATGCCCTCGAAAATTGAGGGTTGCAATTATTTAACTCCAGGGGAATTGTAGCCGAAGCGATATCGACATCCACATCCAGTTTACTGTCCTGCATAATTACCTTATTAGGGCTACTTGGGAATTGATTTATCTCAAGCTTTTTATCTTGAAACCGTCTAAAATTAGGTGATTTACTAGAATCGTCAATCATTTGCTGTGAGGAATCATACCGCACCACTGTTGGATCATCAGTGTCGGTTGGTATATAGGATGAATCAGCGTCAACTCG
This window contains:
- the SIR4 gene encoding chromatin-silencing protein SIR4 (Syntenic homolog of Ashbya gossypii AGR188W; Syntenic homolog of Saccharomyces cerevisiae YDR227W (SIR4); Tandem gene duplication in Ashbya gossypii) produces the protein MFRLFNFRNVRESYSDDDGAIGHEDKDSEHQHDSPSPLTNLNRESSYATMHGKRILKPSFPPDYKRITKHNDYKRMKAMAYRERLEELNEYNTNDRLPGKESKSRIDELGLNISPNSLATANNELGARKSRSCLSSPIGGRLRPMARNIAVSRSVDSSPNKNTRKNMHLYHRRTSDSHRKDTNIAQHHSEISPRFLKALGLNLRKEKPKAATLTGNSVNTMAGETDIPDSARYYAKDEVSNISTADCPRPFLREEIVNPKTAITKVHHPSQFGGRKIRFPIYKSCNSPGKRSKIKDHKSPAQKQNVSCQLATSGLLKLPLSLKRPEPENHITENPTGSFEGRQDHRNRAPSFGVPLLPIEESATSTLADNSSCAAVGDLHEVSNLSISNVTTPTRLKQLYANRLIDSVNISGQLHVQGIDGAPLEDDSSILTDTDLSPLVKRSQQKDAEVKDIKQVTSTKSNSSTRGSQLRGIEILQTPKRNLRTRLLDTRLTRSASTYSPRKPYELNFHQLPRPNSQLIDLGSTERLPLASNRPNDTSLPSSPFGRHKDHMTENVVRMFNSQPLMGTAGAIGSEDSINEAKLSETTLGYLHFDYSDRLHQIATLHTQPSLPVKQLSNTKEGNSSSIYKETNQSVEGIPSSMPLCQLQNSNIVATSTQNQVPQLSTAGVADFRASEDAELTSSSDFDYLLEGTSRNISSRHETVLIRSPTSGFDSNSGHSITKVDYNAMAETPKKLTHPLSTHKLNDSHGKYDQPTDVEEPNIIEEVQKIESPTDGCIQLQKEDRFERVDADSSYIPTDTDDPTVVRYDSSQQMIDDSSKSPNFRRFQDKKLEINQFPSSPNKVIMQDSKLDVDVDIASATIPLELNNCNPQFSRASPCISEDSEFSAIDRVFEVVPKQLIHRYTMLCKSLAAEGNIETVTRTLMQLVRVANSAKKDEKKTPVTGSDGLLQLSHTTTVDQIRICKLLDDYITGICVQRSPSLSPNVSGSNESSIASFDAEEIYDSQAINLSADNTILRELYGSYVIGNIGFTQQDLKSKRRAAKVTDLKRKMVEIKLEDVIETGTNNNLSMIPSSNLQTICVIDSDNEERWFGSEEQEQNWQSKRTVPESETPTTNDVVLAENSTLGPDLSRRKLERRLYNKLKKKINSVDSFSKRNLIQFIEDGICDHTPLCKGPFVTVSNNISNTGNYECSAIYHFQNPSAIIYHRENNLRYPSVEESIPSSKTADLESIRPVNPEESLPVEPHAQKQDCNIVMVRNLSANSATAINPKSQPIQDVAKKEKICQETTNDLDSAPDLDDDDFAFADFDVSSCEVILDRCEHNGFLNELFAAGFQTLGARIVQEASWRVHSQSKCVQFYDGKTVHPYTYRSLIERIPSLQRDARIGSLIESCSCINESKIPQINKISSIPPEKTTETINFDSNLRRNHSVGALEQIEMEVVSSLSSCNTPSRYDSDFGIRDSKMGHAIEAMNCLSQSETPSPTDGSLDYLKGCTVWIDPYQCCNTPKLNTECTSILKMIGATVKNDQSLLKSQFDSIIDGIYILSGTKKEIWSYQQTFEYLRLLPLNLSHFCELLSEYNSNKASISETQSSSKLDKTCDLFSSINSIWSKHKAYNERWLQDALKKQNQIISNFSNEKEQELKSTSGLQSAISALSTEVINNQIEISSLKGQLLNGQKQLAEKDKKIQLLLKRLQLEIESNYKKEKLLLNLQRD